The window TGGCAGCATTGGGTGAGCGTGATTGTGCCGTCGCAGGTCACCAAGAGCACGGCGCTCTTGTTGATTGATGGCGGTGACAAGGACAAGTCGCCTCCGACCGTGGCGAACTTTAACGATTCGGACGTGCGCGCCATTGTGCAGGCGGCGGTTGCGACCAATAGCATCGCGGTGCATGTTCCGATGATTCCGCGCGAGCCCGTTTGGTTTGCCGACGATCCGACGACGGAACGTGAAGAAGACGCGATCATCGCATACACGTTCGACAAGTTCCTGAATAATCCCGATCCCAACTCGGATTGGCCATTGCTTTTGCCGATGGTGAAATCGGCCGTGAAAGCCATGGACGCGGCTCAGGAGTTCTTGCCGACGGTGGCGGGCCGCAATCTTGAAGTCGATGATTTCGTGGTGACAGGCGCCTCCAAACGCGGTTGGACCACCTGGCTGACGGCTGCGGTAGATGATCGCGTGCGGGGTATCATGCCGATGGTGTTCGACGCGCTGAACCTGGGCGCGCAGATGGAGCATCACTATGGGGTTTACAACTTCTTTTCGCAGGCCATTGCCGACTACAATGACTCACATATCTTCGATCGCATCTTGACTCCGCAGGGCCAAATGTTGGGGAAGGTCGTCGATCCGTATAGTTACTTGAACAACGGCCGCTTCGACATCCCCAAGTTGATCGTCAATTCAGCGGGGGATGAGTTTTTTGTCTCCGATTCGTCGCAGTACTACTTCGACGATCTGCCGGGCGACAACAATTATTTGTTGTATTTGCCCAACACGGGCCACGGATTGGACATAAGTGCTGGGTTGAATTCGAAAACCGCAGCAGCGCTCACGACGTTTTACGAAGCGATTCTCAACAATCGACAACTGCCGAAGTTCTCATGGAGCGTGCTCGACGACGGCACGCTGCGCGTGGAGACCGAGGATACACCGCTTACGGTCACCATGTGGCAAGCGACCAATCAATTTGAGAGGGATTTCCGCAACGCGTACACCGGCCTGCCTTGGTCAAGCAACACGTTGTTTGAGAGCGAACCTGGCGTGTACTATGCGAATGTCCCCACGCCAGCGACGGGAGCCACAGCGTACTTTGTCGAACTGACATTCCCTAGTCCATTGCGATTCCCCTATCGCTTCACGACGCAGATTGTGGTGTCGACCGATTTGCCGCTGCATCCTTGGCCATTCGACAGCGGATTCCCTTTGCCCACCGGATCCGAGGCGGGGGATGATTCGCCGGCAACATCACTGATGCTACCGGCGGGCATGCAAGCCGCGAGCCTGAGCGGTTCGATGATGCAAGATGTTGCGAAGCCAGCGTCGATCGCGCCGCTAGCCCTGGTGAAAGCAACGGAAGCAAAGATCGACGAAACCCCAATCGCCGAATTGGCGCCGGCCGCGCGACTGGCGGGAACCAGCTTCGGTTCATACCAAACTGTCGAAGCAGTCGACCTTGCTTGGCAAGATTTGGACGACTGGTTTAGCCTCGCGCGACGCCTGATTTAGTTCGGCGGCAACTGGCAAGTATCAGGGCCGCGATGCCGACCAATACCGCGCTGGCCGGTTCAGGCACCGACACGAAGGTGATGTCTAGCGCTCCAGGACCGCTCAGTTGCACGCTGGCGCTGCCAGGCTGATTGCTGAATGAGATCGCGGCGCCGTTCAATGTCGCGGTGGCGATCGCGCCGCGATTAGCGAACGCCAGTTCCGTACCCGGCGTGAACCCATCGGCCGAGATGGTTCCGAGCACGTGCATTCCATCGAACAGCAGCGAGAAGGTCGCCGCGTGGTCCAACGAGACCACTTGCTGGCCGTCGACATCCAAGCCAGTTCCATCGGAAAGCATGGCGCGGGTGAGTTCTCCACCCGACTGGCGGATGTACGCGTACCAAGCATCGGTCGAGATGCCAGCCGTTGTATGGGGCGCAGCCACCAATTGAGAAACAATGGTGTCGTGCCACCCGGCAGCGAAGTTGTCGATGCCAACAGCGAGCAGGTCGGGGGTGTTGGCCAGCGTGGTGATCGAGAGTTGCGCGGCGGCGCCCGCAGTACCGGTTTCGAGCACCGACAAGAACATGCCGTCCTCGGCAGACATAGTCGCCGTCATGCGTTTGGTTGGTTCGAAGTCGTTGAACGTGTCGTGCATCCACAAGTCGCCGGTAGTCAGCGACATGGCTTGCGTGCCGATCAAATGCTCGATGACCTGAGCGCCGTCGTGCTCCCACTTCACATCGATGGCATTGGGCTGGTTGCCGAGCACGGTGCGCGTGCCGCGACCCACCAAGTTGAAACCGTAAGCGTGCGAACTGTCGCCTTGCATTCTATCGACGACGACAAAATAGTCCTCACCCGGAAACGCCATGCTTCGTGTCACGTCGGTCGAGGCATAGTTGGCGCTGGTGGAACTAAAGTCGCTGACGCCGTGAAAGCCGCCAAGTTCCGTGGAGTCGAGGCGATTGCTGGAGGTGAATTCTTCCGGTCGCATGCGCATGCCTTGCGATTGCGGGCCGACCCCGCCATCGATCAGCACCACGTTGTGCCAAGTGGGGTCTTGCGTGGCGAGGCCGGGCGGCGAGTTTGACAGGTCGGAACGTTGGTATCCCGGCGCCACGAGCAGGTATTTTCCCTTCGCGGCGAGCAGTAGCTCCATCGTGTCGTTGTGCGAGTGAAAGGCGCTTATATAGATTGGTTCGGGCAGCGTGGGGGCATTGAGCACAAGCGGCGGCGGATCGACGCCGGGAGAGATCATCAAGTAGTCGCTGGTGGTCCCCCAGTCCTCGCGAAAGACCGAGATGTGCGATTGTCCCGGCGCAAAATAGGTA is drawn from Pirellulales bacterium and contains these coding sequences:
- a CDS encoding heparinase II/III-family protein → MRIGKNRRAQISAVLVMATITVATQRGYAQLSIGSTTGVLPPSMPTTSLILGDDLNKLQAEWQSPVNATQQYWKSDIVGRANQAVSGAAPATFAAAATNSSIAEAAGLRFAMTGATADLNKTVTALLVAAIPAQNGNDFITHPEVLTTYLTAYDMIRGASLVDLPQTTRTAIESRLTTLTNNLSYGNNTYSNARSKIGATKALAGVVLRDQSMLDQGLTDLQGHFNYSTTDDGWFADSQGHYLNYTLRHLALFARAYDQGSGVNIYPNLQPLFDLSIGIRMPDGTTPNVSNGLNRPVAMNLFTQTPNAADAGEELWYHNSLPQPYPFDAVNILNNNGTYSSFFALTDFTTATPQAPTASPTYFAPGQSHISVFREDWGTTSDYLMISPGVDPPPLVLNAPTLPEPIYISAFHSHNDTMELLLAAKGKYLLVAPGYQRSDLSNSPPGLATQDPTWHNVVLIDGGVGPQSQGMRMRPEEFTSSNRLDSTELGGFHGVSDFSSTSANYASTDVTRSMAFPGEDYFVVVDRMQGDSSHAYGFNLVGRGTRTVLGNQPNAIDVKWEHDGAQVIEHLIGTQAMSLTTGDLWMHDTFNDFEPTKRMTATMSAEDGMFLSVLETGTAGAAAQLSITTLANTPDLLAVGIDNFAAGWHDTIVSQLVAAPHTTAGISTDAWYAYIRQSGGELTRAMLSDGTGLDVDGQQVVSLDHAATFSLLFDGMHVLGTISADGFTPGTELAFANRGAIATATLNGAAISFSNQPGSASVQLSGPGALDITFVSVPEPASAVLVGIAALILASCRRTKSGVARG